A single region of the Streptococcus sanguinis genome encodes:
- the yghU gene encoding glutathione-dependent disulfide-bond oxidoreductase: MTYQLPKVWSAADSDQGKFSGINQPTAGARFEQKLPIGKEPFQLYSLGTPNGVKATIMLEELLAAGVTKAAYDLYKISIMDGDQFGSDFVKINPNSKIPALLDQSGHKPIPVFESANILLYLAEKFGKLIPSDLAGRTEVLNWLFWQTGAAPFLGGGFGHFFNYAPEKLEYPINRFTMEAKRQLDLLDKELAKKAYIAGDDYSIADIAIWSWYGQLVQDKLYPGAAEFLDAASYKHLSAWAEKIAARPAVQRGLAAEYQEIK, from the coding sequence ATGACGTATCAATTGCCAAAAGTCTGGTCTGCTGCGGACAGCGACCAAGGGAAATTTTCAGGTATCAATCAGCCTACTGCTGGCGCACGCTTTGAGCAGAAGCTTCCTATCGGTAAAGAGCCTTTTCAGCTTTATTCACTTGGGACACCTAATGGTGTCAAGGCGACGATTATGTTGGAGGAACTTCTGGCAGCAGGTGTGACAAAGGCTGCCTATGATCTCTATAAGATCAGCATCATGGATGGCGACCAATTTGGCTCAGATTTTGTGAAAATCAATCCCAATTCCAAGATTCCGGCCTTGTTGGACCAGTCAGGTCATAAGCCGATTCCTGTCTTTGAATCAGCAAATATCCTGCTCTATCTGGCAGAGAAGTTTGGAAAGCTGATTCCGTCAGATTTGGCTGGTCGGACTGAGGTGCTCAACTGGCTCTTCTGGCAGACAGGAGCGGCGCCCTTCTTGGGTGGCGGATTTGGTCATTTCTTTAATTATGCTCCAGAAAAGCTAGAATATCCGATTAATCGCTTTACGATGGAAGCCAAGCGACAGCTGGATTTATTAGATAAAGAATTAGCCAAGAAAGCTTATATCGCTGGAGATGACTATAGCATAGCAGATATTGCTATCTGGTCTTGGTATGGGCAGTTAGTACAGGATAAGCTCTATCCAGGTGCAGCTGAGTTCTTGGATGCTGCATCTTACAAACATCTATCTGCTTGGGCGGAGAAGATTGCAGCTCGTCCGGCGGTTCAGCGCGGTTTAGCTGCCGAGTATCAGGAAATCAAATAA
- a CDS encoding tRNA (adenine(22)-N(1))-methyltransferase, with the protein MQKKTISQRLERVAAFVPDGAKLLDVGSDHAYLPIYLIQEGRIEKALAGEVVEGPFQSAQKNVAEHGLTEQIEVRLANGLAALEAEDQIDTIVIAGMGGRLISEILENGRAKLASISRLILQPNNREDELRSWLVSNGFRLLAEDVLEEAGKFYEILVAEAGQQTLTEQEKRFGPFLMKQQSPAFQLRWQKELKKIEKALAHIPEKNELERSAMSQKIESIKEVLHVSK; encoded by the coding sequence ATGCAAAAAAAGACTATTTCCCAGCGCTTGGAGCGAGTGGCTGCTTTTGTGCCGGATGGGGCAAAGTTGCTGGATGTTGGGAGCGATCACGCCTATCTGCCTATTTACCTGATTCAGGAAGGACGGATTGAGAAGGCTCTGGCCGGTGAAGTGGTAGAGGGGCCTTTTCAGTCTGCCCAGAAAAATGTGGCAGAGCATGGGCTGACGGAGCAGATTGAGGTTCGTTTGGCCAATGGTCTGGCGGCTTTGGAAGCAGAGGATCAGATTGACACCATCGTTATCGCTGGCATGGGTGGTCGCTTGATTTCAGAGATTTTGGAAAATGGCAGAGCTAAGCTTGCGTCTATTTCCCGCTTGATTTTGCAGCCCAATAACCGAGAGGATGAGCTTCGCAGCTGGCTTGTATCTAACGGCTTTCGCTTGCTGGCTGAGGATGTCTTAGAAGAGGCTGGTAAGTTTTACGAAATCCTAGTGGCAGAAGCAGGCCAGCAAACTTTGACAGAGCAAGAAAAGCGTTTCGGACCTTTTCTGATGAAGCAACAGTCACCTGCTTTTCAGTTAAGATGGCAGAAAGAACTGAAAAAAATTGAAAAAGCTCTGGCTCATATCCCAGAAAAAAATGAGCTAGAACGCTCTGCTATGTCCCAAAAAATCGAAAGTATCAAGGAGGTACTCCATGTTAGCAAGTGA
- a CDS encoding Nif3-like dinuclear metal center hexameric protein, translating to MLASEIIARYEAYCPQELSMEGDISGLQIGTLDKEVDKVLVALDIREQTVAEAIEADAGLIIVKHAPIFRPLKDLVADKAQNQMILSLIKHDIAVYVSHTNIDVVEDGLNDWFCQLLDIEETSFLSQTSPEHGIGRVGKISPQTFGDFAAKVKATFGLDSLRLVAYEEADLERVIERVAICGGSGQSFYPEAIAKGAQVYITGDIYYHTAQEMLTEGLLALDPGHHIEVLFTEKLKEKLDAWKAEEGWEIEILASQAWTNPFRHI from the coding sequence ATGTTAGCAAGTGAAATCATCGCACGTTATGAAGCCTATTGCCCGCAAGAACTGTCCATGGAGGGCGATATTTCAGGCCTGCAAATCGGGACTTTGGACAAAGAAGTGGACAAGGTTCTAGTGGCATTGGATATTCGCGAGCAGACAGTGGCGGAGGCTATTGAGGCAGACGCTGGACTGATTATCGTTAAGCATGCGCCTATCTTTCGCCCGCTTAAGGACCTAGTGGCGGATAAGGCGCAAAATCAGATGATTTTAAGCCTCATCAAGCATGATATTGCTGTCTATGTCAGCCATACCAATATTGATGTTGTGGAGGACGGGCTCAACGACTGGTTCTGCCAGCTATTGGATATTGAGGAGACAAGTTTTCTCAGTCAGACAAGCCCAGAACATGGTATTGGCCGCGTGGGGAAGATTTCTCCTCAGACCTTTGGGGACTTTGCGGCTAAGGTCAAGGCAACTTTTGGACTAGATAGCTTGCGTCTGGTCGCTTATGAAGAAGCGGATCTCGAACGCGTGATTGAGCGTGTGGCTATTTGTGGCGGAAGCGGTCAGTCCTTTTATCCAGAGGCTATTGCCAAGGGAGCGCAGGTCTACATTACAGGTGATATTTACTATCATACAGCTCAGGAAATGCTGACAGAGGGGCTTTTGGCGCTGGATCCTGGACATCATATTGAGGTTCTTTTTACAGAGAAATTGAAAGAAAAGCTTGATGCATGGAAGGCAGAAGAGGGATGGGAGATTGAGATTCTGGCTAGTCAGGCTTGGACCAATCCTTTCCGACATATTTGA
- a CDS encoding NAD(P)/FAD-dependent oxidoreductase — protein sequence MKRVAVIGAGIVGSTAAYYLSQSPDVEVTVFDDGKGQATKAAAGIISPWFSKRRNKAWYRMARLGADFYQDLIADFKAAGIQTDFYQQTGVYLLKKDESKLQELYDLAANRREESPLIGDLSLLSLQEAHEKFPDLQGFERLLYASGGARVEGALLTETLVKASKAELVEKKASLTVDGEQLLVDGRNFDCVILAVGAWLGETLQPLGYETDVRPQKGQLRDFKLAEKTDDYPVVMPEGELDIIPFLAGKVSVGASHENDQDFDLKVDKKVLDQLQREAETYLPRLSKAEILGERVGTRAYTSDFAPFFGAVPDLLNVYAASGLGSSGLTTGPLIGRQLAQIALGEAGLLNPADYPIEQYVKKV from the coding sequence ATGAAAAGAGTAGCAGTGATTGGTGCTGGGATTGTTGGCTCAACAGCGGCTTACTATCTGTCCCAATCCCCAGATGTGGAAGTGACTGTCTTTGATGACGGCAAGGGGCAGGCAACCAAGGCAGCCGCTGGCATTATCAGTCCTTGGTTTTCCAAGCGTCGAAACAAGGCTTGGTATAGGATGGCGCGTCTGGGCGCTGATTTTTATCAAGATTTAATTGCGGATTTTAAAGCTGCTGGTATCCAGACAGACTTTTACCAACAGACAGGTGTTTATCTGTTAAAAAAGGACGAGAGCAAGTTGCAGGAACTTTATGATTTAGCTGCTAATCGCCGGGAAGAGTCGCCCTTAATAGGGGACTTGAGTCTTCTCAGCCTTCAGGAAGCCCATGAGAAATTTCCAGACTTGCAAGGCTTTGAGCGGCTTCTTTATGCTTCCGGTGGTGCCCGTGTGGAGGGAGCACTCTTGACGGAGACGCTTGTGAAAGCAAGCAAGGCAGAGTTGGTTGAGAAAAAGGCAAGCTTGACAGTAGATGGAGAGCAACTTCTTGTGGACGGACGTAACTTTGACTGTGTGATCTTGGCTGTGGGGGCTTGGCTAGGAGAAACCTTGCAGCCACTGGGCTATGAGACAGATGTTCGACCGCAAAAGGGACAGCTACGTGATTTTAAGCTGGCTGAAAAGACGGATGACTACCCTGTGGTTATGCCTGAGGGTGAGCTGGATATCATTCCCTTTCTGGCGGGCAAGGTCAGTGTTGGTGCCAGTCATGAAAATGATCAGGACTTTGATTTGAAGGTAGATAAGAAAGTTCTGGATCAGTTGCAGCGAGAAGCGGAAACTTACTTGCCAAGGCTGTCTAAAGCAGAGATTTTAGGCGAGCGCGTGGGAACACGGGCTTATACCAGCGACTTTGCTCCTTTCTTTGGAGCTGTTCCAGATTTGCTAAATGTCTACGCTGCCAGCGGATTAGGCTCTTCTGGTCTGACAACTGGCCCGCTTATCGGACGCCAATTGGCCCAGATAGCTTTGGGAGAAGCGGGGCTGCTGAATCCAGCTGACTATCCTATTGAACAGTATGTGAAGAAGGTTTGA
- a CDS encoding 8-oxo-dGTP diphosphatase, with amino-acid sequence MTETILNWVNICVKKDEEILLLNRQHDNFKGWIQPGGKVEFPESFFEAARRELKEETGLTALNMELKGISGFTNPSKKERYVYYDFLCTAFEGQVRGNDHEGEPKWWKISELDQIDMQDDIRERLPLYWRKGSFERIHYWNEEKHCIGETKTILYD; translated from the coding sequence ATGACAGAAACCATTTTGAATTGGGTCAATATTTGTGTAAAAAAAGATGAAGAAATCCTACTGCTTAATCGCCAGCATGATAACTTTAAAGGGTGGATACAACCAGGCGGGAAGGTGGAGTTTCCAGAATCTTTTTTCGAAGCTGCAAGGCGCGAATTAAAAGAAGAAACGGGGCTAACTGCTCTAAACATGGAATTGAAGGGAATTTCAGGATTCACTAATCCGAGTAAAAAAGAACGGTATGTGTATTACGATTTTCTTTGTACTGCATTTGAAGGACAAGTCAGGGGAAACGATCATGAAGGGGAGCCCAAATGGTGGAAGATTTCGGAACTTGACCAAATAGATATGCAGGACGACATACGTGAACGTCTGCCTCTCTACTGGAGGAAAGGCTCTTTCGAGCGGATTCATTACTGGAATGAGGAAAAACACTGTATCGGGGAAACCAAGACGATTTTGTATGATTGA
- the tmpA gene encoding ZIP family manganese transporter TmpA, which translates to MDWLRSQPVVIQALLAGLFTWGCTIVGSAVVFFFKQVSRKLLDIMMGFAAGVMIAASFWSLLEPSIEYAQSSYGKLSWLPAAIGFLVGGFFLRLIDAVVPHLHLSKDISEAESVPEHSKKKLSKTALLFLAITIHNFPEGLAVGVAFGALAGNPSPEAFVGAIGLALGIGLQNVPEGAALSIPIRTDGKSRLKAFYWGSMSAIVEPIGAVLGAVAVMAMTAILPYALSFAAGAMIFVVVEELIPDSQTNGNTDVATLGLMVGFVLMMVLDVALG; encoded by the coding sequence ATAGACTGGTTACGATCGCAGCCTGTGGTTATTCAGGCACTCTTGGCTGGCCTTTTTACATGGGGGTGTACTATTGTAGGCTCTGCTGTTGTATTTTTCTTTAAACAGGTCAGTCGCAAGTTGCTGGATATTATGATGGGCTTTGCGGCAGGCGTCATGATTGCGGCTTCCTTTTGGTCGCTTCTGGAGCCGTCGATTGAATATGCGCAAAGTTCTTATGGCAAGCTGTCCTGGCTGCCTGCAGCGATTGGTTTTTTAGTGGGAGGTTTTTTCCTGCGGCTGATTGATGCGGTAGTGCCTCACTTGCACTTGAGCAAGGACATTTCGGAGGCTGAGAGTGTTCCTGAGCATAGCAAAAAGAAGCTGTCCAAGACAGCTCTGCTCTTCTTAGCCATTACCATTCACAATTTTCCAGAAGGTTTGGCAGTCGGAGTAGCCTTTGGTGCTTTGGCCGGCAATCCTAGCCCGGAAGCCTTTGTCGGCGCGATTGGCCTAGCTTTGGGAATTGGCCTGCAAAACGTTCCAGAAGGAGCGGCTCTATCCATTCCGATTCGGACGGACGGCAAGTCTCGGCTTAAAGCCTTTTACTGGGGTTCTATGTCCGCGATTGTAGAGCCAATCGGGGCTGTTCTGGGGGCAGTTGCTGTTATGGCCATGACGGCTATTCTGCCCTATGCCCTATCCTTTGCAGCAGGCGCCATGATTTTCGTGGTGGTAGAGGAGCTGATACCGGATTCGCAGACCAATGGCAATACAGATGTGGCGACTTTAGGTCTCATGGTGGGCTTTGTTCTCATGATGGTCTTGGATGTGGCTTTGGGTTGA